In Streptococcus oralis, a single window of DNA contains:
- the comGE gene encoding competence type IV pilus minor pilin ComGE yields the protein MEKLNALRKQKIKAVILLEAVVALAVFASIATLLLGQIQKNRQEEAEILQKEEVLRVAKMALQTGQNQVNINGVEVQVFASEKGLEVYHGSDKLLDLKEQ from the coding sequence ATGGAAAAATTAAACGCATTAAGGAAACAAAAAATTAAGGCAGTGATCTTACTAGAAGCAGTAGTAGCTTTGGCTGTGTTTGCCAGCATTGCGACCCTTCTTTTGGGACAAATTCAGAAAAATAGACAAGAAGAGGCAGAAATCTTGCAAAAGGAAGAAGTCTTGCGTGTGGCGAAGATGGCCTTGCAAACAGGTCAAAATCAGGTAAACATAAACGGAGTGGAGGTTCAGGTGTTTGCTAGTGAAAAGGGATTGGAGGTCTACCATGGTTCAGATAAGTTGCTCGACCTTAAAGAGCAGTAA
- a CDS encoding DUF1033 family protein: MYRVIEMYGDFEPWWFIEGWEEDVIMSQSFDKYYDALKYYKSCWFELEKKNPLYKSRSDLMTIFWDPADQRWCDECDEYLQQYHSLALLQDEQVIPDEKLRPGYEKQTGQEKHRSCRMKWR; the protein is encoded by the coding sequence ATGTATCGTGTTATAGAAATGTATGGGGATTTTGAACCGTGGTGGTTCATAGAAGGTTGGGAAGAAGATGTCATCATGAGTCAATCTTTTGACAAGTATTATGATGCTCTAAAATATTATAAATCATGCTGGTTTGAGCTGGAAAAGAAGAATCCTCTTTATAAGAGTCGGAGTGATTTGATGACTATTTTTTGGGATCCTGCCGACCAACGCTGGTGTGATGAGTGCGATGAGTATTTGCAGCAGTATCATTCTTTGGCACTTTTACAGGATGAGCAAGTCATCCCCGATGAAAAGCTACGTCCAGGCTACGAAAAACAAACAGGTCAAGAAAAACACCGTTCTTGCCGTATGAAATGGAGATAA
- the comGG gene encoding competence type IV pilus minor pilin ComGG yields MWKKQKVKAGVLLYAVTMAAIFSLLLQFYLNRQVAHHKDFALNKEKLAAFAMAKRSKDKVEQESGERVFNLGKVRYHNTKTGFATSVRMNKGNYEFLFPPMKNQEKKTAKKEEVATDSSNQAGKKKSEEKPEKKDKS; encoded by the coding sequence GTGTGGAAAAAACAAAAAGTTAAGGCAGGCGTTCTTTTATATGCAGTTACCATGGCAGCTATTTTTAGCCTTTTGTTGCAGTTTTATTTAAATCGGCAAGTAGCCCATCACAAAGACTTTGCCCTAAACAAAGAAAAGTTGGCAGCTTTTGCCATGGCCAAGCGAAGTAAAGATAAGGTTGAACAAGAAAGTGGAGAACGAGTCTTTAACTTAGGAAAAGTCAGGTATCACAATACGAAAACAGGTTTTGCAACAAGTGTTCGTATGAATAAGGGCAACTATGAATTTCTCTTTCCTCCGATGAAAAACCAAGAAAAGAAAACAGCTAAAAAGGAAGAGGTAGCGACTGATTCAAGCAATCAAGCAGGGAAGAAAAAATCAGAAGAAAAGCCTGAAAAGAAAGACAAATCCTAG
- the tgt gene encoding tRNA guanosine(34) transglycosylase Tgt: MSDSPIKYRLIKKEKHTGARLGEIITPHGTFPTPMFMPVGTQATVKTQSPEELKEMGSGIILSNTYHLWLRPGDELIARAGGLHKFMNWDQPILTDSGGFQVYSLADSRNITEEGVTFKNHLNGSKMFLSPEKAISIQNNLGSDIMMSFDECPQFYQPYDYVKKSIERTSRWAERGLKAHRRPHDQGLFGIVQGAGFEDLRRQSAHDLVSMDFPGYSIGGLAVGETHEEMNAVLDFTTQLLPENKPRYLMGVGAPDSLIDGVIRGVDMFDCVLPTRIARNGTCMTSQGRLVVKNAQFAEDFTPLDPECDCYTCKNYTRAYLRHLLKADETFGIRLTSYHNLYFLLNLMKQVRQAIMDDNLLEFREYFVEKYGYNKSGRNF, translated from the coding sequence ATGTCAGATTCACCAATCAAATACCGTTTGATTAAGAAAGAAAAACATACAGGAGCTCGTCTGGGAGAAATCATCACTCCGCACGGTACCTTCCCGACACCTATGTTTATGCCAGTTGGGACCCAAGCTACTGTCAAGACCCAGTCGCCAGAGGAGTTGAAGGAGATGGGATCAGGAATTATCCTCTCTAATACTTATCATCTCTGGCTTCGCCCTGGGGACGAACTCATCGCACGCGCAGGTGGTCTCCACAAATTTATGAACTGGGACCAACCAATTTTGACAGACAGTGGTGGCTTCCAGGTTTATTCCCTAGCAGATAGCCGAAATATCACCGAAGAAGGAGTAACCTTTAAAAACCATCTCAATGGCTCCAAGATGTTCCTATCACCAGAAAAGGCCATCTCTATTCAGAATAATCTGGGTTCAGACATCATGATGTCCTTTGACGAATGTCCTCAGTTTTACCAACCCTATGATTACGTTAAGAAATCAATCGAACGTACCAGTCGTTGGGCTGAGCGTGGTTTGAAGGCTCATCGTCGTCCGCATGACCAAGGTTTGTTTGGAATTGTACAGGGAGCGGGCTTTGAAGATCTTCGCCGTCAGTCAGCTCATGACCTTGTCAGCATGGATTTCCCAGGCTACTCTATCGGTGGTTTGGCAGTGGGAGAAACGCACGAAGAAATGAATGCAGTCTTGGACTTCACAACTCAACTTCTTCCTGAAAACAAACCTCGCTATTTGATGGGTGTCGGAGCGCCAGACAGCTTGATCGATGGGGTCATTCGTGGTGTGGATATGTTTGACTGTGTCTTGCCGACTCGTATCGCTCGTAACGGAACTTGTATGACCAGCCAAGGTCGTTTGGTTGTCAAGAATGCCCAATTCGCTGAAGATTTTACGCCACTGGATCCTGAGTGTGATTGCTACACATGTAAGAACTACACACGCGCTTATCTTCGTCACCTGCTCAAGGCTGATGAAACCTTCGGTATCCGCTTGACTAGTTATCACAATCTCTACTTCTTGCTCAATTTGATGAAGCAGGTCCGCCAAGCCATCATGGATGATAATCTCTTGGAATTTCGTGAGTATTTTGTAGAAAAATATGGCTACAACAAGTCAGGGCGCAATTTCTAA
- a CDS encoding class I SAM-dependent methyltransferase: protein MKHDFNHKAETFDSPKNIFLANLVCQAVEKQIALLSDKEILDFGGGTGLLALPLAKQAKSVTLVDISEKMLEQARLKAEQQDIKNIQFLEQDLLANPLEQQFDLIVVSRVLHHMPDLDATLAMFYHHLRENGQVLIADFVKTDTNHHGFDLAELETKLAQNGFSSIGSQILYSAEELFQGNYSELFLTVAQKSLAD from the coding sequence ATGAAACATGATTTTAATCACAAAGCAGAAACTTTTGATTCGCCCAAAAATATCTTTCTTGCAAATTTGGTTTGTCAAGCAGTTGAAAAACAGATTGCTCTTCTATCAGACAAAGAAATTCTGGATTTCGGTGGAGGGACGGGTCTATTAGCCTTGCCCCTAGCCAAGCAGGCCAAGTCGGTTACCCTTGTAGATATCTCGGAGAAAATGCTGGAGCAAGCCCGTTTGAAAGCAGAGCAACAAGACATCAAGAATATCCAGTTTTTGGAGCAGGATTTACTGGCAAATCCCTTGGAACAGCAATTTGACCTGATTGTTGTCAGTCGGGTTCTTCATCATATGCCTGATCTAGATGCGACTCTTGCCATGTTTTACCATCACCTTAGGGAGAATGGACAAGTTCTCATCGCTGATTTTGTCAAGACAGATACCAACCATCATGGTTTTGATTTAGCTGAACTGGAAACCAAGCTCGCTCAGAATGGTTTTTCAAGCATTGGCAGTCAGATCCTCTATAGTGCTGAAGAATTGTTTCAAGGAAATTATTCAGAACTCTTTTTAACAGTAGCCCAAAAATCACTC
- the comGA gene encoding competence type IV pilus ATPase ComGA, with protein sequence MVQEIAQKIIATAKEKKAQDIYFIPKEKSYELHMRVGDERCLVDSYEFDILAAVISHFKFVAGMNVGEKRRSQLGSCDYQHGEKVSSLRLSTVGDYRGHESLVIRLLHDEEQDLHFWFQDMNELGEQYRQRGLYLFAGPVGSGKTTLMHELAKSLFKGQQVMSIEDPVEIKQEDMLQLQLNEAIGLTYENLIKLSLRHRPDLLIIGEIRDSETARAVVRASLTGATVFSTIHAKSIRGVYERLLELGVTEEELAVVLQGVCYQRLIGGGGIVDFANKDYQEHQPTSWNEQIGQLLKDGYITSLQAETEKISYS encoded by the coding sequence ATGGTACAAGAAATTGCACAGAAAATTATTGCTACTGCGAAAGAAAAGAAGGCTCAGGATATCTATTTTATCCCCAAGGAAAAGTCCTACGAACTTCACATGCGGGTTGGAGACGAACGGTGTCTAGTTGACTCCTATGAGTTTGATATTTTAGCTGCAGTGATTAGTCATTTCAAGTTTGTGGCGGGTATGAATGTAGGGGAGAAGAGACGTAGTCAGCTGGGATCTTGCGACTATCAGCATGGGGAGAAGGTGTCTTCTCTGCGTTTGTCCACCGTAGGAGATTATCGGGGACATGAGAGTTTGGTCATTCGTTTGTTGCACGATGAGGAACAGGACCTGCATTTCTGGTTTCAGGATATGAACGAACTGGGTGAGCAGTACAGGCAACGGGGCCTCTATCTCTTTGCTGGTCCGGTCGGCAGTGGCAAGACGACTCTGATGCACGAATTAGCCAAGTCTCTGTTTAAAGGACAGCAGGTTATGTCCATTGAAGATCCTGTCGAGATCAAGCAGGAAGACATGCTCCAGTTGCAGTTGAATGAGGCGATTGGATTGACCTATGAAAATCTGATCAAACTGTCTCTTCGGCATCGCCCTGACCTCTTGATTATCGGTGAAATTCGGGATAGCGAGACGGCGCGTGCAGTAGTTAGAGCCAGTTTGACAGGGGCGACAGTCTTTTCAACTATTCATGCCAAGAGTATCCGAGGTGTTTATGAACGCCTTCTGGAGTTGGGTGTGACGGAGGAGGAACTAGCAGTTGTCCTGCAAGGAGTCTGCTACCAGAGATTAATCGGGGGAGGAGGAATCGTTGACTTTGCAAACAAAGACTATCAAGAACACCAGCCAACTAGCTGGAATGAGCAGATTGGTCAGCTTCTTAAAGATGGATATATCACAAGTCTTCAGGCTGAAACGGAAAAAATTAGCTACAGCTAA
- the comGC gene encoding competence type IV pilus major pilin ComGC has product MKKLMTNLKKAKVKAFTLVEMLVVLLIISVLLLLFVPNLTKQKDAVDDKGKAAVVKVVESQAELYSLDKNEDASLSKLQADGRITAEQAKAYKDYHAKQKTSQTVAD; this is encoded by the coding sequence ATGAAAAAACTCATGACAAATTTAAAAAAAGCCAAGGTTAAAGCTTTCACTTTGGTAGAAATGTTAGTCGTCCTTTTAATCATCAGTGTTCTTCTCTTGCTCTTTGTGCCCAATTTGACCAAGCAAAAGGATGCCGTAGATGATAAAGGAAAAGCTGCTGTTGTCAAGGTCGTAGAAAGCCAGGCAGAGCTCTATAGTCTGGACAAGAATGAAGATGCTAGCCTTAGCAAATTACAAGCAGACGGTCGTATCACAGCTGAGCAAGCTAAAGCTTATAAAGACTACCATGCAAAACAAAAAACAAGTCAAACTGTTGCAGATTAA
- the nagA gene encoding N-acetylglucosamine-6-phosphate deacetylase, translating to MPNYIKADQFFYPHGVRRGGYLELVDGKFGKHVEQIPEGSDVIDYTGYSIAPGLVDTHIHGFGGVDVMDNNIEGTLHTMSEGLLSTGVTSFLPTTLTSSYEQLLAVTENIGARYQEASGAKIRGIYFEGPYFTEKYKGAQNPAYMKDPRMDEFRAWQKAANGLLNKIALAPEREGVEDFVRTVTGEGVTVALGHSNATFDEAKKAVDAGASVWVHAYNGMRGLTHRELGMVGAMYELPHTYAELICDGHHVDPKACDILLKQKGTENIALITDCMTAGGLEDGDYMLGEFPVVVANGTARLKSTGNLAGSILKLKDGLKNVVEWGIANPHEAVMMASLNPAKSVHIDDVCGQIREGYDADFIVLDKDLELVATYLDGVKRYQA from the coding sequence ATGCCTAATTATATTAAAGCGGATCAGTTTTTCTACCCACACGGAGTTCGTCGTGGCGGTTACTTGGAACTTGTGGATGGCAAGTTTGGCAAACATGTAGAACAGATTCCTGAAGGCTCTGACGTCATTGACTATACAGGCTACAGCATTGCACCAGGACTTGTGGATACCCACATTCATGGATTTGGTGGTGTCGATGTCATGGACAATAACATCGAAGGTACCCTTCATACTATGAGTGAAGGTCTACTTAGCACGGGTGTTACCAGCTTCTTGCCAACGACCTTGACTTCCTCTTACGAGCAGTTGCTTGCAGTAACTGAAAATATCGGTGCTCGTTACCAGGAAGCAAGTGGAGCCAAGATTCGTGGGATCTATTTTGAAGGTCCGTATTTCACAGAGAAATACAAGGGAGCCCAAAACCCTGCTTATATGAAAGACCCTCGTATGGATGAGTTTCGTGCTTGGCAAAAAGCAGCCAATGGCCTGCTCAATAAAATTGCCCTTGCGCCAGAACGTGAAGGTGTAGAAGACTTTGTTCGTACAGTTACGGGTGAAGGAGTGACTGTTGCTCTTGGGCACTCCAATGCGACTTTTGATGAAGCTAAAAAAGCAGTCGACGCTGGAGCAAGCGTTTGGGTACATGCCTACAATGGGATGCGTGGGTTGACTCACCGTGAGCTCGGTATGGTGGGAGCCATGTATGAATTGCCACATACTTATGCAGAGTTGATCTGTGACGGTCACCACGTAGATCCAAAGGCCTGTGATATTTTGCTCAAGCAAAAAGGAACAGAAAATATTGCTCTTATCACAGACTGTATGACAGCTGGTGGCTTGGAAGATGGAGATTACATGTTGGGAGAATTCCCAGTAGTTGTTGCTAATGGAACTGCTCGCCTCAAATCTACAGGCAATTTGGCAGGTTCTATCCTTAAACTCAAAGATGGTTTGAAGAATGTGGTCGAATGGGGCATTGCGAATCCGCATGAAGCAGTCATGATGGCCAGCCTCAACCCAGCAAAATCTGTTCACATCGATGATGTCTGTGGTCAAATCCGTGAAGGTTACGACGCCGACTTTATCGTACTAGATAAAGATTTGGAATTGGTAGCAACCTATCTAGATGGTGTGAAACGTTATCAAGCCTAA
- the comGD gene encoding competence type IV pilus minor pilin ComGD, translating into MQNKKQVKLLQIKAFTMLESLLVLGLVSILALGLSGSVQSSFAAVEEQIFFMEFEELYRETQKRSVASQQKTSLNLDGQTISNGNQKLTVPKGIQAPSGQSIIFDRAGGNSSLAKVEFQTSKGAIRYQLYLGNGKIKRIKETKN; encoded by the coding sequence ATGCAAAACAAAAAACAAGTCAAACTGTTGCAGATTAAGGCTTTTACTATGCTTGAAAGTCTCTTAGTTTTGGGACTTGTGAGTATCCTTGCTTTGGGCTTGTCCGGTTCTGTTCAATCCAGTTTTGCGGCGGTAGAGGAGCAGATTTTCTTTATGGAGTTTGAAGAACTCTATCGGGAAACGCAAAAACGCAGTGTAGCCAGTCAGCAAAAGACTAGTCTGAACTTAGATGGACAGACGATCAGCAATGGCAATCAAAAGTTGACAGTTCCTAAAGGAATTCAGGCACCATCGGGACAAAGCATTATATTTGACCGAGCTGGGGGCAATTCGTCCCTGGCTAAGGTTGAATTTCAGACCAGCAAAGGAGCGATTCGTTATCAATTATATCTAGGAAATGGAAAAATTAAACGCATTAAGGAAACAAAAAATTAA
- the comGB gene encoding competence type IV pilus assembly protein ComGB, which produces MDISQVFRLKRKKLATAKQKKIITLFNNLFSSGFHLVEIISFLGRSALLEKDYVAQMHQGLSQGKSFSEMMASLGFSSAIVTQLSLAEVHGNLHLSLGKIEEYLDNLSKVKKKLIEVATYPLILLGFLLLIMLGLRNYLLPQLDSSNIATQIIGNLPQIFLGLVLVCSLSVLLALTFYKRSSKMRVFSMLARIPFLGIFVQTYLTAYYAREWGNMISQGMELTQIFQIMQEQGSQLFKEIGQDMAQALQNGREFSQTIATYPFFKKELSLIIEYGEVKSKLGSELEIYAEKTWEAFFTRVNRTMNLVQPLVFIFVALIIVLLYAAMLMPMYQNMEVNF; this is translated from the coding sequence ATGGATATATCACAAGTCTTCAGGCTGAAACGGAAAAAATTAGCTACAGCTAAGCAGAAGAAAATCATCACCTTGTTTAACAATCTCTTCTCCAGCGGCTTTCATTTGGTGGAAATTATTTCTTTTTTGGGCAGAAGTGCCCTGCTGGAAAAGGACTATGTGGCCCAGATGCACCAAGGCTTGTCTCAGGGTAAATCATTCTCAGAAATGATGGCTAGTTTAGGCTTTTCAAGTGCTATTGTGACCCAGTTATCTCTAGCTGAAGTGCATGGAAATCTTCACCTGAGTCTGGGGAAGATAGAAGAATATCTGGATAATTTGTCCAAGGTCAAGAAAAAGTTAATCGAAGTAGCGACCTATCCTTTGATTTTGCTGGGATTTCTCCTGCTAATCATGCTGGGGTTGAGAAACTATCTACTTCCCCAACTGGACAGTAGCAATATCGCCACCCAAATCATTGGAAATCTGCCACAAATATTTCTGGGACTAGTGTTGGTTTGCTCTCTATCTGTACTTTTAGCCCTCACTTTCTACAAAAGAAGTTCCAAGATGCGGGTCTTCTCAATGTTAGCACGGATTCCCTTTCTGGGAATCTTTGTCCAGACCTATCTGACGGCCTATTATGCGCGTGAATGGGGCAATATGATTTCGCAGGGAATGGAGCTGACGCAGATTTTTCAGATCATGCAGGAACAAGGTTCCCAGCTCTTTAAAGAAATCGGTCAAGATATGGCTCAAGCCCTGCAAAATGGCCGCGAATTTTCTCAAACCATAGCGACCTATCCTTTCTTTAAAAAGGAGTTGAGTCTCATCATCGAGTATGGGGAAGTCAAGTCCAAGCTGGGGAGTGAGTTGGAAATCTATGCTGAAAAAACTTGGGAAGCCTTTTTTACCCGAGTCAACCGCACTATGAACTTAGTGCAGCCACTGGTTTTTATCTTTGTGGCCCTGATTATCGTTTTACTTTATGCGGCAATGCTTATGCCCATGTATCAAAATATGGAGGTAAATTTTTAA
- a CDS encoding acyltransferase family protein — MRIKWFSLIRITGLLLVLLYHFFQTIFPGGFFGVDVFFTFSGFLITSLLLEEFGKARQIDLLGFFKRRFYRIVPPVVLMVLVTMPFTFLVRQDYVAGIGGQVAGVLGFMTNFYEMLTGGSYESQFIPHLFVHNWSLAVEVHYYILWGLAVWFLSKRSKSSSQLRGMVFLLSAGAFIISFFSMFIGSLMASSYSSVYFSSLTHVYPFFLGSILATVVGVRQTSDLVKQFDRMWDLRQNLLVFIAGLLVLVLLTFFVKFTYLFAYLFGFLLASLAAVAMIFAARVLHEKTPEIQEPRIITFLADTSYAVYLFHWPFYIIFSQLMSNLPAVILTIIFSYFFAILSFYIVEPLIAGKSNPLIRKISRLPHIKPISAAGAGILTLIALIIIAVAPQVGAFETGLMVNGFKQAQTNIGQTKTLAEQAELSRLGISEGTSLIGDSVALRANTALQEALPEANINAQVSRTTKQANDIMLNNSQNKALLKTVVIATGVNNPEGYKNDLDSIVNNLPKGHHLILVTPYEGDKSKDTYTSVEQYAAYARELAEKNPYVSIADWNKVAKEHPEIWAGTDQVHFGNDNSKLEEGAKLYAETIAAAVKAAQELPVKSK, encoded by the coding sequence ATGCGTATTAAATGGTTTTCCTTGATTAGGATTACAGGTTTACTTTTGGTGCTTTTGTACCACTTCTTTCAAACGATCTTTCCTGGAGGCTTCTTTGGGGTAGATGTCTTTTTCACTTTTTCAGGGTTTTTGATCACCTCCCTCCTTTTAGAAGAATTTGGGAAGGCACGCCAGATTGATTTACTAGGCTTTTTTAAGAGACGGTTTTATCGTATCGTGCCACCTGTGGTGCTGATGGTTTTGGTGACCATGCCTTTTACTTTCTTGGTTCGTCAAGACTATGTTGCTGGAATTGGTGGCCAGGTTGCTGGAGTTCTCGGTTTTATGACCAACTTCTACGAAATGTTAACAGGGGGCAGTTATGAATCCCAGTTCATTCCGCATCTCTTTGTTCACAACTGGAGCCTAGCTGTTGAGGTTCACTACTATATCCTTTGGGGCTTAGCGGTTTGGTTCTTATCGAAACGTTCAAAATCTAGTAGTCAATTGAGAGGGATGGTCTTTCTCCTTTCTGCGGGAGCTTTTATCATTAGTTTTTTCTCCATGTTTATTGGTAGTCTAATGGCGAGTTCCTATTCATCTGTCTACTTTTCAAGTTTGACCCATGTCTATCCCTTCTTTTTAGGAAGCATTTTGGCGACAGTTGTGGGGGTTCGTCAGACGAGCGATTTAGTCAAGCAGTTTGACCGGATGTGGGACCTTCGTCAAAATCTACTGGTGTTTATTGCGGGGCTTTTGGTGTTAGTGCTCTTGACTTTCTTTGTCAAGTTCACTTACCTGTTTGCGTACTTATTTGGCTTCTTGCTAGCAAGTTTAGCGGCAGTGGCTATGATTTTTGCTGCGCGTGTCTTGCATGAGAAAACGCCTGAGATACAAGAACCTCGGATCATTACATTTTTAGCGGATACCAGCTACGCGGTTTATCTTTTCCACTGGCCTTTTTATATTATCTTTTCTCAGTTGATGAGTAATCTGCCTGCTGTTATTCTGACAATCATCTTTTCTTATTTCTTTGCTATCCTATCCTTCTATATTGTTGAGCCGTTGATTGCCGGTAAATCCAATCCTTTAATACGGAAGATTAGTCGATTGCCTCATATTAAACCAATTAGTGCTGCTGGTGCTGGCATTCTTACCCTGATTGCCTTGATTATCATAGCTGTGGCTCCTCAAGTTGGAGCTTTTGAGACAGGCTTGATGGTCAATGGTTTCAAACAAGCTCAGACCAATATAGGACAAACAAAGACTCTTGCTGAACAAGCTGAACTGAGTCGTTTAGGAATTTCTGAGGGAACAAGCCTAATAGGAGATTCGGTAGCCTTGCGTGCCAATACAGCCTTACAAGAGGCACTTCCTGAAGCGAATATCAATGCCCAGGTTAGTCGAACGACCAAGCAAGCCAATGACATCATGCTCAATAACAGTCAGAACAAGGCACTGCTAAAAACAGTTGTCATTGCAACGGGAGTCAATAATCCTGAAGGCTATAAGAATGATTTGGACAGCATCGTGAACAATCTACCGAAAGGACACCATCTGATACTGGTGACACCTTATGAGGGAGACAAGAGCAAGGACACTTACACATCAGTGGAGCAGTATGCGGCTTATGCACGGGAATTAGCTGAAAAGAATCCTTACGTGAGCATAGCTGACTGGAATAAGGTTGCTAAGGAACACCCTGAAATCTGGGCTGGAACCGACCAAGTCCACTTTGGGAATGACAATAGCAAGCTCGAAGAAGGTGCTAAGCTATACGCAGAAACGATTGCAGCTGCTGTTAAGGCTGCTCAAGAACTGCCTGTAAAATCAAAATAA
- the comGF gene encoding competence type IV pilus minor pilin ComGF, translated as MVQISCSTLKSSKVRAFTLLESLIALIVISGGLLLFQAMSQLLISEVRYQQQSEQKEWLLFVDQLEAELERSQFEKVEGNRLYMKQDGKNISIGKSKSDDFRKTDTSGRGYQPMVYGLKSAQITEENQLVRFRFQFQKGLEREFIYRVEKTKS; from the coding sequence ATGGTTCAGATAAGTTGCTCGACCTTAAAGAGCAGTAAGGTAAGAGCGTTCACTCTATTAGAATCTCTGATTGCCCTTATCGTCATTAGCGGAGGCTTGCTCCTCTTTCAGGCTATGAGTCAGCTCCTCATTTCAGAAGTTCGTTACCAGCAGCAAAGCGAGCAAAAGGAGTGGCTCTTGTTTGTGGATCAACTGGAGGCAGAGTTAGAGCGTTCGCAGTTTGAAAAGGTAGAAGGCAATCGCCTCTACATGAAACAAGATGGTAAGAATATCTCTATAGGGAAGTCTAAATCGGATGATTTTCGAAAAACGGATACCAGCGGACGGGGCTACCAACCTATGGTTTATGGACTCAAATCAGCTCAAATTACAGAGGAAAATCAATTGGTTCGCTTTCGTTTCCAATTTCAAAAGGGCTTAGAAAGGGAGTTCATCTATCGTGTGGAAAAAACAAAAAGTTAA